The following are encoded in a window of Alosa sapidissima isolate fAloSap1 chromosome 10, fAloSap1.pri, whole genome shotgun sequence genomic DNA:
- the snx27b gene encoding sorting nexin-27b isoform X2, protein MADVAEEYGIHSAVPSLLHSSSRNGTSVDSATGNESGPTVTTVTTGPRLVRIVKSDSGYGFNVRGQVSEGGQLRSIHGELYAPLQHVSAVLPGGAADRAGISKGDRILEVNGMNVEGATHKQVVDLIRAGERELVLAVLSVPQAETDSLEATDESPAACCYDYSDKQAVPISIPTYKHVEQNSEKFVVYNVYMAGRQLCSKRYREFAILHQNLKREFSTYNFSKLPGKWPFSLSEQQLDARRRGLEEYLEKACSVRVIGESDIMQEFLSESDENFNGVSDVELRIAMPDKTTATVRVRKNSTTDQVYQAVVMRVEMDSITASYFALFEVINHTFVRKLAPNEFPHKLYVQNYTSAVPGTCLTLRKWLFSAEEEVLLNDNQLAITYCFHQAMEDVKKGSIKVGEKSYQLQKLAEQKKINIYLSMLSTCEGYNEIVFPHCACDSRRKGHVLTAISIHHFKLHACTEDGTLENQVIAFEWAEMQRWDTDEEGMAFCFEYARGEKKPRWVKIFTPYFNYMHECFERVFCELRWRKELEEEVTDKDNKNCSRDGMCSKNIFQLLRNRRDGGT, encoded by the exons ATGGCGGATGTTGCGGAGGAATATGGAATTCATTCTGCTGTCCCATCACTGCTGCATTCGTCCTCTCGTAATGGGACTAGCGTGGATTCTGCAACCGGTAACGAGAGCGGACCCACAGTCACCACTGTAACTACAGGCCCTCGGCTAGTCCGGATTGTCAAGTCAGATTCGGGCTATGGCTTTAATGTGCGAGGACAAGTCAGCGAGGGAGGACAGCTCCGAAGCATACATGGGGAATTGTACGCTCCTCTCCAGCATGTCAGTGCTGTTTTGCCTGGAGGTGCGGCAGATAGAGCGGGTATCTCAAAGGGTGACCGCATTCTCGAAGT CAATGGGATGAACGTGGAGGGGGCGACACACAAACAGGTGGTGGACCTGATACGGGCGGGGGAGAGGGAACTGGTGCTGGCCGTGCTGTCGGTGCCCCAGGCCGAGACGGACAGCCTCGAGGCGACCGACGAAAGCCCTGCGGCGTGTTGCTATGACTACAGTGACAAGCAGGCAGTGCCCATCTCCATACCCACCTACAAGCATGTAGAGCAGAACTCGGAGAAGTTTGTG GTATACAATGTGTACATGGCAGGCCGACAGCTATGCTCCAAGCGATATCGGGAGTTTGCCATCCTGCACCAGAACTTAAAGAGGGAGTTCAGCACCTACAATTTCTCCAAACTGCCGGGAAAGTGGCCTTTCTCCCTGTCCGAGCAGCAGCTGGACGCACGGCGCAGAGGTCTAGAGGAGTATCTGGAGAAAG CCTGTTCTGTGAGGGTGATTGGAGAAAGTGACATAATGCAAGAGTTCCTGTCTGAATCAGATGAG AACTTTAATGGTGTGTCAGATGTGGAGCTGAGAATAGCCATGCCGGACAAAACGACAGCCACGGTCCGAGTACGTAAGAACAGCACCACGGACCAGGTCTATCAG GCTGTTGTAATGAGAGTCGAAATGGATAGCATCACAGCCAGTTACTTTGCACTTTTTGAAGTGATTAATCATACATTTG tgCGTAAGCTGGCCCCTAATGAGTTTCCCCATAAGCTGTATGTGCAAAACTACACGTCTGCAGTGCCGGGCACCTGTCTGACCCTTCGCAAGTGGCTCTTTAGCGCAGAGGAGGAAGTGCTGCTCAACGACAACCAGCTGGCCATAACCTACTGCTTCCACcag GCCATGGAGGACGTGAAGAAGGGATCCATAAAGGTGGGGGAGAAGTCTTATCAGCTCCAGAAACTCGCCGAGCAGAAGAAGATAAATATT TACTTGAGTATGTTGAGCACATGTGAAGGCTACAATGAGATCGTGTTCCCTCACTGCGCGTGTGACTCTAGGCGCAAAGGCCATGTGCTCACTGCCATCAGCATCCACCACTTCAAGCTGCATGCCTGCACCGAGGACGGGACTCTGGAG aaccaGGTGATTGCCTTTGAGTGGGCTGAGATGCAGCGCTGGGACACGGATGAGGAGGGCATGGCCTTCTGCTTCGAGTACGCCAGGGGAGAGAAGAAGCCTCGCTGGGTCAAGATCTTCACCCCCTAT TTCAACTACATGCACGAGTGCTTTGAGAGAGTTTTCTGTGAGCTCAGATGGAGGAAAGAG ctggaggaggaggtgactgATAAAGACAATAAGAACTGCAGCAGAGATGGTATGTGTAGTAAG AATATCTTCCAGCTGCTGAGAAACAGAAGGGATGGAGGCACTTGA
- the LOC121720547 gene encoding ictacalcin-like encodes MTRIMKAMETLTAIFQEYAGKEGDAKTMSKGELKTLLSNEFGKNLEVAKDNASDKFFKNLDANADGKVDFIEFVTFVVTLTIILQGS; translated from the exons ATGACCCGTATCATGAAAGCTATGGAAACCCTCACGGCAATTTTCCAGGAATACGCAGGTAAAGAAGGAGATGCTAAAACCATGAGCAAAGGGGAATTGAAGACTCTTTTGAGTAATGAATTTGGCAAAAACCTTGAGGT TGCAAAAGACAATGCCTCGGACAAATTCTTCAAAAACCTCGATGCCAATGCAGATGGCAAGGTGGACTTCATAGAGTTTGTCACCTTCGTGGTTACTCTAACTATCATTCTGCAAGGCTCATAA
- the snx27b gene encoding sorting nexin-27b isoform X1, which produces MADVAEEYGIHSAVPSLLHSSSRNGTSVDSATGNESGPTVTTVTTGPRLVRIVKSDSGYGFNVRGQVSEGGQLRSIHGELYAPLQHVSAVLPGGAADRAGISKGDRILEVNGMNVEGATHKQVVDLIRAGERELVLAVLSVPQAETDSLEATDESPAACCYDYSDKQAVPISIPTYKHVEQNSEKFVVYNVYMAGRQLCSKRYREFAILHQNLKREFSTYNFSKLPGKWPFSLSEQQLDARRRGLEEYLEKACSVRVIGESDIMQEFLSESDENFNGVSDVELRIAMPDKTTATVRVRKNSTTDQVYQAVVMRVEMDSITASYFALFEVINHTFVRKLAPNEFPHKLYVQNYTSAVPGTCLTLRKWLFSAEEEVLLNDNQLAITYCFHQAMEDVKKGSIKVGEKSYQLQKLAEQKKINIYLSMLSTCEGYNEIVFPHCACDSRRKGHVLTAISIHHFKLHACTEDGTLENQVIAFEWAEMQRWDTDEEGMAFCFEYARGEKKPRWVKIFTPYFNYMHECFERVFCELRWRKELEEEVTDKDNKNCSRDEYLPAAEKQKGWRHLNEEVITS; this is translated from the exons ATGGCGGATGTTGCGGAGGAATATGGAATTCATTCTGCTGTCCCATCACTGCTGCATTCGTCCTCTCGTAATGGGACTAGCGTGGATTCTGCAACCGGTAACGAGAGCGGACCCACAGTCACCACTGTAACTACAGGCCCTCGGCTAGTCCGGATTGTCAAGTCAGATTCGGGCTATGGCTTTAATGTGCGAGGACAAGTCAGCGAGGGAGGACAGCTCCGAAGCATACATGGGGAATTGTACGCTCCTCTCCAGCATGTCAGTGCTGTTTTGCCTGGAGGTGCGGCAGATAGAGCGGGTATCTCAAAGGGTGACCGCATTCTCGAAGT CAATGGGATGAACGTGGAGGGGGCGACACACAAACAGGTGGTGGACCTGATACGGGCGGGGGAGAGGGAACTGGTGCTGGCCGTGCTGTCGGTGCCCCAGGCCGAGACGGACAGCCTCGAGGCGACCGACGAAAGCCCTGCGGCGTGTTGCTATGACTACAGTGACAAGCAGGCAGTGCCCATCTCCATACCCACCTACAAGCATGTAGAGCAGAACTCGGAGAAGTTTGTG GTATACAATGTGTACATGGCAGGCCGACAGCTATGCTCCAAGCGATATCGGGAGTTTGCCATCCTGCACCAGAACTTAAAGAGGGAGTTCAGCACCTACAATTTCTCCAAACTGCCGGGAAAGTGGCCTTTCTCCCTGTCCGAGCAGCAGCTGGACGCACGGCGCAGAGGTCTAGAGGAGTATCTGGAGAAAG CCTGTTCTGTGAGGGTGATTGGAGAAAGTGACATAATGCAAGAGTTCCTGTCTGAATCAGATGAG AACTTTAATGGTGTGTCAGATGTGGAGCTGAGAATAGCCATGCCGGACAAAACGACAGCCACGGTCCGAGTACGTAAGAACAGCACCACGGACCAGGTCTATCAG GCTGTTGTAATGAGAGTCGAAATGGATAGCATCACAGCCAGTTACTTTGCACTTTTTGAAGTGATTAATCATACATTTG tgCGTAAGCTGGCCCCTAATGAGTTTCCCCATAAGCTGTATGTGCAAAACTACACGTCTGCAGTGCCGGGCACCTGTCTGACCCTTCGCAAGTGGCTCTTTAGCGCAGAGGAGGAAGTGCTGCTCAACGACAACCAGCTGGCCATAACCTACTGCTTCCACcag GCCATGGAGGACGTGAAGAAGGGATCCATAAAGGTGGGGGAGAAGTCTTATCAGCTCCAGAAACTCGCCGAGCAGAAGAAGATAAATATT TACTTGAGTATGTTGAGCACATGTGAAGGCTACAATGAGATCGTGTTCCCTCACTGCGCGTGTGACTCTAGGCGCAAAGGCCATGTGCTCACTGCCATCAGCATCCACCACTTCAAGCTGCATGCCTGCACCGAGGACGGGACTCTGGAG aaccaGGTGATTGCCTTTGAGTGGGCTGAGATGCAGCGCTGGGACACGGATGAGGAGGGCATGGCCTTCTGCTTCGAGTACGCCAGGGGAGAGAAGAAGCCTCGCTGGGTCAAGATCTTCACCCCCTAT TTCAACTACATGCACGAGTGCTTTGAGAGAGTTTTCTGTGAGCTCAGATGGAGGAAAGAG ctggaggaggaggtgactgATAAAGACAATAAGAACTGCAGCAGAGATG AATATCTTCCAGCTGCTGAGAAACAGAAGGGATGGAGGCACTTGAATGAGGAGGTCATTACCTCTTGA